The following proteins come from a genomic window of Gossypium raimondii isolate GPD5lz chromosome 5, ASM2569854v1, whole genome shotgun sequence:
- the LOC105771065 gene encoding uncharacterized protein LOC105771065, producing MRFARNPNNRSGDYLEGMLSDYVGGKAKVKATKTGCTWLVTALTCLQLAFAVYATILLYYMSPSVELRTKPEFTWATRIARNMKQFIIPPHVHGRYQEAASLITAEIFSPITPSQVCEHERIDFVQKKSSDVQMIKLKRELYDEILDFQSKTIGTETLSELMAMKSQWDMRGPNRPKVTVLLNHFKRKTLCSQLDSLLQQSLPFHQVWVLSFGSPNEHSLKRIVESYNDSRISFISSSYDFKYYGRFQMALQTEADLVYIVDDDMIPGKKMLQILSHVAGTEKYKNSVLGSIGRILPFRQKDFTFPSYRKFRSKEAGLYLPDPAYDITVQKIVQVDFLSSSWFLSAELIKALFIETPSTFMTGEDLHLSYQLQKYRNAGSFVLPVDLTDQETWGDSEHRLAYVSETTVIFKDIVQVRDDQWWRALSTGYVTQWAAMYPQKIDALFYAHSVDEVKALAPLLEKFRSSVGKKAYIVVSGGNFCPCEDAAAALNWPKSVCKERRFKIFDLQVGALSGASNSEVPVLQAVYSSLKGLIKIHNPSVIITVTDIDPNVKKALKMASETNVNGTALVLLPRSSVSKVLWMADLRSTALQNWNRMRISVNIITQSRAPSLTRLLKSLSDAYYTGDEIPVSFNMDSKVDEATIKLVDSFEWLHGPKTLRRRIIQGGLIRAVSESWYPTSDDDFGLLLEDDIEVSPYYYLWIKYALLAYHYDPQVSLPELSSISLYTPRLVEVVKERPRWNPTEFFNRIHPNTPYLHQLPCSWGAVFFPKHWREFYVYMNMRFTEDAKANPVQIPKSRTNGWQASWKKFLIDMMYLRGYVSLYPNFPNQASFSTNHMEPGAHISAKDNVVRHDKADFEVPLLIEDFRTLLPNGKLPPASKLPSLNLFNQPVSLKGLKAAGAKLGQDVLPCNNATEIVTVDHITGLPQQCSKFI from the exons ATGAGATTTGCCCGGAATCCAAATAATAGAAGTGGGGATTACTTGGAAGGGATGCTTAGTGATTATGTTGGAGGGAAGGCCAAGGTTAAAGCTACTAAAACTGGCTGTACTTGGCTTGTGACAGCTCTCACTTGCCTGCAACTTGCCTTTGCAGTTTATGCAACGATCCTTTTGTATTACATGAGTCCATCGGTGGAGTTAAGAACCAAACCAGAGTTTACTTGGGCGACAAGAATAGCAAGAAACATGAAACAGTTCATCATCCCACCACATGTTCATGGTCGCTACCAAGAGGCTGCTTCTTTAATCACAGCTGAAATCTTCTCTCCAATTACCCCATCACAAGTTTGTGAGCATGAGAGGATCGATTTCGTGCAGAAGAAGTCCAGCGATGTTCAAATGATCAAGTTGAAGAGAGAGTTATATGATGAGATATTAGATTTTCAAAGCAAGACCATCGGTACAGAGACTCTGTCCGAGTTAATGGCAATGAAATCCCAATGGGATATGCGCGGTCCCAACCGACCCAAAGTGACAGTGCTCTTGAACCATTTCAAGAGAAAAACACTTTGTTCTCAGCTCGATTCTTTGCTTCAGCAGTCGCTTCCTTTCCATCAGGTTTGGGTGCTTTCCTTCGGGAGTCCAAACGAACACTCTCTAAAGAGAATCGTAGAGAGCTACAATGATTCAAGGATCAGCTTCATTAGTTCAAGCTATGATTTCAAGTACTATGGCAGGTTTCAAATGGCTTTACAAACAGAAGCTGATCTCGTGTATATCGTGGACGATGACATGATTCCAGGAAAGAAAATGCTACAGATTCTATCTCATGTAGCAGGAACTGAAAAGTATAAGAACTCTGTTTTGGGTAGCATTGGAAGGATCTTGCCTTTCAGACAGAAGGATTTTACCTTCCCGAGCTATAGGAAGTTCCGATCGAAGGAGGCAGGGCTTTACTTGCCTGACCCTGCCTATGATATTACTGTCCAGAAAATTGTGCAGGTGGATTTTCTTTCCAGCTCTTGGTTTTTATCTGCTGAACTTATCAAGGCACTCTTCATTGAGACACCTTCCACATTCATGACTGGTGAAGATCTTCATCTTAG CTATCAGCTTCAGAAGTATAGAAATGCAGGCTCATTTGTTCTTCCCGTTGACCTGACCGACCAAGAAACATGGGGTGATAGCGAACACAGGCTTGCTTATGTATCAGAAACTACTGTGATCTTCAAGGACATAGTTCAAGTCCGAGATGACCAGTGGTGGAGGGCGCTAAGTACCGGTTATGTAACTCAGTGGGCTGCAATGTACCCTCAAAAGATTGATGCTCTCTTTTATGCTCACAGTGTTGATGAGGTCAAGGCGCTTGCACCGCTACTCGAAAAGTTCAGGTCTTCTGTTGGTAAGAAGGCTTACATTGTAGTTTCTGGAGGCAATTTCTGCCCTTGTGAAGATGCTGCAGCAGCTCTAAACTGGCCGAAGTCAGTTTGCAAAGAGCGAAGATTTAAGATTTTCGATTTGCAAGTAGGGGCACTTTCAGGAGCATCGAACTCCGAGGTCCCGGTTCTGCAAGCAGTATACTCTAGTTTGAAAGGATTGATCAAAATTCATAACCCCAGTGTGATTATCACGGTGACAGACATTGATCCCAATGTCAAAAAAGCTTTGAAGATGGCATCTGAGACGAATGTAAATGGTACTGCACTCGTACTTTTACCGAGGTCTTCAGTCTCAAAGGTTCTATGGATGGCAGATCTAAGATCAACTGCATTACAAA ATTGGAACCGGATGCGGATCTCCGTCAATATAATTACTCAAAGCCGTGCACCTTCCTTAACAAGGCTTCTTAAGTCTCTGAGTGATGCATACTATACTGGAGATGAGATCCCTGTCAGCTTCAATATGGACAGTAAGGTGGATGAAGCAACTATTAAGCTTGTTGATTCATTTGAATGGCTTCATGGCCCTAAAACCCTCAGAAGGAGAATCATTCAGGGAGGGCTGATTCGAGCAGTTAGTGAGAGTTGGTATCCAACATCAGATGATGACTTTGGGTTACTACTTGAGGACGATATCGAAGTCTCTCCTTACTACTATCTATGGATTAAATATGCTCTCTTAGCCTACCACTATGACCCTCAAGTATCCCTTCCCGAGCTCTCCTCGATCTCTCTTTACACCCCTCGATTAGTTGAAGTTGTGAAAGAAAGGCCGAGATGGAACCCAACTGAATTCTTCAACCGCATTCACCCGAACACACCTTACCTTCACCAGCTACCTTGTAGTTGGGGTGCAGTATTCTTCCCCAAGCATTGGAGAGAATTCTATGTATACATGAACATGAGATTCACCGAAGACGCCAAAGCAAATCCAGTTCAAATCCCAAAGTCGAGAACGAACGGTTGGCAAGCTTCGTGGAAGAAATTCCTCATCGACATGATGTACCTTAGAGGATATGTTAGCCTTTACCCCAACTTCCCAAACCAAGCTAGCTTTTCAACCAACCATATGGAACCAGGGGCTCATATCAGTGCAAAGGACAATGTGGTTAGGCACGACAAAGCAGATTTTGAAGTCCCATTGTTGATTGAAGATTTTAGAACCCTATTGCCTAATGGGAAATTACCTCCCGCTTCAAAGCTGCCATCACTTAACCTTTTCAATCAACCTGTGTCACTGAAAGGGCTCAAAGCAGCAGGAGCCAAGTTGGGTCAAGATGTATTACCATGCAACAATGCTACAGAGATTGTCACTGTTGATCATATTACAGGTCTGCCACAGCAATGCTCCAAATTCATATGA